A DNA window from Mus pahari chromosome 13, PAHARI_EIJ_v1.1, whole genome shotgun sequence contains the following coding sequences:
- the LOC110330280 gene encoding uncharacterized protein LOC110330280, whose protein sequence is MAEAAGGSRVRGGLSRPGGLRRPGRLDGSRDGWPALSRGAARRLRASRTREGKRRSLPVLRVLGGWSRPRVSRCRHAAARSPPGFGRMEQPRARLNLNPFLSLPCGWFCEAHGSSAVKHLDRTRNGAVEKP, encoded by the coding sequence ATGGCGGAGGCTGCGGGCGGGTCGCGGGTACGCGGCGGCCTCTCCCGCCCCGGCGGCCTCCGGCGCCCCGGGAGGCTCGACGGGAGCCGGGACGGATGGCCCGCCCTGTcccgcggcgcggcgcggcgcctCCGGGCCTCCCGCACCCGCGAGGGGAAGCGGCGAAGTTTGCCCGTCCTTCGGGTACTTGGAGGGTGGAGCCGGCCGCGGGTCAGCAGATGCCGGCACGCCGCGGCGCGCTCCCCACCTGGCTTCGGGAGAATGGAACAGCCCAGGGCGCGTCTTAACCTGAATCCCTTTTTATCTCTGCCGTGCGGTTGGTTCTGTGAGGCTCATGGATCCTCAGCAGTGAAACACCTTGACAGGACTAGAAATGGCGCGGTTGAGAAACCGTGA